A stretch of Blastocatellia bacterium DNA encodes these proteins:
- a CDS encoding carboxypeptidase regulatory-like domain-containing protein, which yields MYQILQKLISSLVLLLLLVVLPISSLAQNSSTTASISGVITDEQGAVVGGVTITAKNLETNASREVVSLEDGRYLIIQLLPAIMKCQP from the coding sequence ATGTATCAGATCCTCCAGAAACTGATCTCATCTCTGGTGTTGCTACTGTTGCTAGTTGTTTTACCTATAAGTAGTCTGGCGCAAAATAGCTCAACTACTGCAAGCATTTCAGGAGTAATAACAGATGAACAAGGTGCGGTAGTTGGTGGAGTTACAATAACAGCTAAAAATTTAGAAACTAATGCTTCTAGAGAAGTAGTTTCTTTAGAAGATGGCCGTTATTTAATTATCCAACTCCTCCCGGCAATTATGAAGTGTCAGCCCTAG
- a CDS encoding UDP-N-acetylmuramate dehydrogenase yields MLEEKIQENILLSPFTTLKIGGLARYFVDATDEETIYKTVKWAKKANLPLFVLGGGSNLVISDDGFPGLVLHINNLGIVSKIVENKIIVSVAAGEIWDNFVLQAVNNGWSGIECLSGIPGKVGATPIQNVGAYGQEVKDTIIKVKAYDRFTEKIVEFDALECEFSYRQSLFKTKAKNRYIVINVTYALTLKDESTIKYPELKKYLSEKFSLTPSLLQTREAVINIRCRKAMVVDENEPDSFSVGSFFVNPIIELEKLEVLKEKLRLKNIKETIPEFPAESGKVKLSAAWLIERVGFRKGYRKGNVAISSKHALALINSGDGTAREIGDLALEIQQKVVEDFDIWLEVEPVFV; encoded by the coding sequence ATGCTTGAGGAAAAAATTCAAGAAAATATTTTACTAAGTCCTTTTACAACATTAAAAATAGGCGGGCTAGCACGTTATTTTGTTGATGCCACAGATGAAGAAACTATCTACAAGACTGTAAAATGGGCTAAAAAAGCAAATTTACCACTTTTTGTTTTAGGTGGAGGTAGCAATTTAGTCATTTCTGATGATGGTTTTCCAGGACTAGTCTTACATATAAATAACCTAGGAATAGTAAGTAAAATAGTAGAAAATAAAATAATAGTTTCTGTTGCTGCTGGTGAAATTTGGGACAATTTTGTTTTACAGGCTGTAAATAATGGTTGGTCTGGTATTGAGTGTTTATCTGGGATACCTGGGAAAGTTGGAGCAACTCCTATTCAAAATGTTGGAGCTTATGGTCAAGAAGTAAAAGATACAATTATTAAGGTAAAAGCTTATGACCGGTTCACAGAAAAAATAGTAGAATTTGATGCTTTAGAATGTGAATTTAGCTATCGCCAAAGTTTATTTAAGACAAAAGCGAAAAATAGATATATTGTAATTAATGTTACGTATGCTCTAACTCTTAAAGATGAGTCAACTATAAAATATCCTGAGTTAAAAAAATATTTATCAGAAAAATTTTCTTTAACACCCTCGCTTTTACAAACTCGTGAAGCAGTCATAAATATTCGTTGTAGAAAAGCCATGGTTGTAGATGAAAATGAGCCGGATAGTTTTAGTGTTGGGTCATTTTTTGTTAATCCAATTATTGAATTAGAAAAGCTTGAAGTGCTAAAAGAAAAATTAAGGCTAAAAAATATTAAAGAAACTATTCCAGAGTTTCCTGCTGAATCTGGCAAAGTAAAACTTTCTGCTGCTTGGTTAATTGAAAGGGTAGGATTTAGAAAAGGCTATAGGAAAGGCAATGTAGCAATTTCTAGTAAACATGCTTTAGCTTTAATCAATTCTGGGGATGGAACAGCTAGAGAGATTGGGGATTTAGCTTTAGAGATTCAACAAAAAGTGGTAGAAGATTTTGATATTTGGTTAGAGGTAGAACCAGTTTTTGTTTAA
- a CDS encoding TonB-dependent receptor plug domain-containing protein — protein MSALVEGFITQTTQLNLALGTNTEFNFLMRIGTTTEIVEVQAGNLMDASRTENSTNIDRGRIDSLPINRRNFLDFSLTTPRVTTDRIPSQGASATSGFSVNGQTARANNITIDGLDNNDLASSSVRSTFSQEAVQEFQVVSDSYSAEFGRALGGVINIVTRGGGNEYRGGLFFFNRNDSTSARDVFAPFEPEFQQYQFGASLSGPIKKNKAFYFAAFERLSIQQNNFVTISDNTINAIKRNGFSISNGPLGQSLGTTTGLVRSDIQLNPNDNLYIRYNFGGSANSALEPFGGLVAQSNSGIQQLDDNSIAITNTYLNTGLNLVNETRFLYGRRNQSIREVDPGPQVRIIAPEGQVTFGRSTFLPQFREQRNYQILNNTTLTRGRQTLKFGFDYIFADLPDKKTNVPIFPGGLAFFFPIDFPALTGIPGLPVFSGLQAFDPSSRTPEQQAFLVGLSGLLPQMVPGFPVLPLTNLSLPAAYIQGFGDTSLVVPQKLFSLFVQDEIKLRSNLLIKAGLRYDLNRVRFQPNNNGNFSPRIGFNYRPGALPKLNLRGSYGLFFAGIQVAGAAFAVQTTTGSNSLVLPNLFFPFSILAFSQPGNKFPDSNNVPPGLTIVPQLTQSFQYQKGLRNSYTQQVSFGADYLVGGNTIISAGYQYVRGVKLFSVRNINPIVRPLSPNPAVNALVGRVDPTRGDLFQFESAFDSYFHSLTLSVNRRFSNRFAILAHYTFSKGIDNFIDVRTDLQETVDPLNPRQERGLSLQDVRSRFVLSGLFDIGFTNNPLLKGYQLSTIVNLNSGRPYNLLAGVDLNRNNDNPVGDRPLVGGTPIARNSGLTPGFANVDMRFSRNISYKEKFRFQGFIEIFNLFNRTNINDIARIFPPDSQGNFNLPAKDGNRFTTNPEQFVSAFSPRQIQLGFRLNF, from the coding sequence GTGTCAGCCCTAGTAGAAGGATTTATTACTCAAACGACACAGCTTAATTTAGCTTTAGGAACAAATACAGAATTTAACTTTCTTATGCGTATTGGTACTACAACTGAAATAGTAGAAGTTCAAGCAGGCAATTTAATGGATGCAAGCAGAACAGAAAATAGTACAAATATTGATCGTGGTAGAATAGATTCTTTACCGATCAATAGAAGAAATTTTCTAGACTTTTCTCTTACAACTCCTCGTGTTACTACTGATAGAATCCCTTCACAAGGAGCTTCTGCAACCTCTGGTTTCTCTGTCAATGGTCAAACAGCCCGTGCTAATAATATTACTATTGATGGACTAGACAATAATGACCTAGCTTCTAGCTCAGTACGTTCAACATTTAGTCAAGAAGCTGTACAAGAATTTCAAGTTGTGTCAGATAGTTACTCAGCCGAGTTTGGCCGCGCTCTAGGTGGTGTAATTAATATTGTTACTCGTGGTGGTGGTAATGAATATCGTGGCGGTTTGTTTTTCTTTAACCGTAATGATTCAACTAGTGCTAGAGATGTTTTTGCTCCCTTTGAACCTGAATTTCAGCAATATCAATTTGGTGCTAGTTTAAGTGGGCCTATCAAAAAAAATAAAGCTTTTTATTTTGCTGCTTTTGAAAGACTTTCTATTCAACAAAATAATTTTGTTACTATTAGTGACAATACTATTAACGCTATTAAGCGTAATGGTTTTTCCATTAGCAATGGCCCATTAGGTCAAAGTCTTGGTACTACTACAGGACTAGTGCGTAGTGACATCCAATTAAACCCTAATGATAATTTATATATTAGATATAATTTTGGTGGAAGTGCCAATAGTGCATTAGAGCCTTTTGGAGGTTTAGTAGCACAATCAAATAGCGGTATTCAACAATTAGATGATAACTCTATTGCTATCACTAATACCTACTTAAATACTGGCTTAAATTTAGTTAATGAAACTCGGTTTTTATATGGACGACGTAATCAGTCTATTAGGGAAGTTGACCCTGGCCCACAAGTTCGTATTATTGCACCAGAAGGACAAGTAACATTTGGACGTAGTACTTTTTTACCTCAATTTAGAGAGCAAAGAAACTACCAAATTCTTAACAATACAACTTTGACACGTGGCCGCCAAACTCTAAAATTTGGCTTTGATTATATTTTTGCTGACTTACCAGATAAAAAAACTAATGTACCTATATTTCCTGGTGGACTAGCATTCTTTTTCCCAATAGATTTCCCAGCTTTAACAGGTATCCCCGGCTTACCCGTCTTTAGTGGTCTACAAGCTTTTGACCCTAGCTCACGTACACCAGAGCAACAAGCTTTTCTTGTAGGTTTATCTGGACTACTACCTCAAATGGTGCCAGGTTTTCCTGTTCTACCTCTAACAAATCTTTCTTTACCAGCAGCATATATTCAAGGTTTTGGTGATACTTCCTTAGTTGTACCTCAAAAACTCTTTTCTTTATTTGTTCAAGACGAAATTAAGCTTCGCTCAAATTTATTGATTAAAGCTGGTTTAAGATATGACCTAAACCGAGTTAGGTTTCAACCTAATAACAATGGCAATTTTAGCCCTCGTATTGGATTTAATTATAGGCCAGGTGCTTTACCTAAATTAAATCTACGTGGCTCTTATGGACTTTTCTTTGCAGGTATTCAAGTTGCTGGTGCTGCTTTTGCTGTACAAACTACCACAGGTTCAAATTCTCTTGTACTACCTAATTTATTTTTCCCATTTTCTATTTTGGCATTTTCTCAGCCTGGAAATAAATTCCCTGATTCCAATAATGTTCCACCTGGTTTAACCATTGTTCCTCAACTAACACAATCTTTCCAATATCAAAAAGGACTTCGTAATAGCTATACTCAACAAGTAAGCTTTGGAGCAGATTATTTAGTTGGTGGAAATACAATTATTTCTGCTGGTTATCAATATGTAAGAGGCGTTAAACTATTTTCCGTGCGTAATATCAATCCAATAGTAAGACCCCTTTCCCCAAATCCAGCCGTAAACGCTTTAGTCGGACGTGTTGATCCAACACGTGGAGATTTATTTCAATTTGAATCAGCTTTTGATAGCTATTTTCACTCTTTAACACTATCGGTTAATCGTCGTTTTTCCAATCGATTTGCAATACTTGCTCACTATACTTTCTCTAAAGGAATAGATAACTTTATTGATGTACGTACTGACTTACAAGAAACCGTAGATCCTCTAAATCCTCGTCAAGAAAGAGGTCTTTCTTTACAAGATGTACGTAGTCGATTTGTTTTATCAGGCTTATTTGATATAGGTTTTACCAATAATCCATTGCTAAAAGGTTATCAACTTTCTACGATTGTTAACTTAAATTCTGGTAGACCTTATAACTTACTAGCTGGTGTAGACTTAAATAGAAATAATGATAATCCTGTAGGGGATCGTCCTTTAGTTGGAGGCACTCCTATTGCTAGAAATTCTGGATTAACTCCAGGTTTTGCTAATGTGGATATGCGATTTAGTCGAAATATTTCTTATAAAGAGAAGTTTCGTTTTCAAGGTTTTATAGAAATTTTTAATCTTTTTAACCGAACTAACATCAATGATATAGCACGAATATTTCCACCTGATAGCCAAGGCAACTTTAATTTACCTGCCAAAGATGGAAATCGTTTTACCACCAATCCTGAGCAATTTGTTTCTGCATTTTCTCCACGCCAAATCCAATTAGGATTTAGGCTAAACTTTTAG
- the dusB gene encoding tRNA dihydrouridine synthase DusB, translating into MKTEYYVRNVKIKPNLILAPMAGVTDSAFRKLIKRCGSVGLIVTEFISVEGLTRNNLKTHKLMHFEAEEQPISIQFFGHNEDRMAAAAEVAEMAGADIVDINCGCPAKKVVNGGGGSSLLKDLPKMEKILKATRKAIKIPLTLKYRIGWDENSINAIEVGKLAEDCGIEQLAIHGRTRMQGYSGFADWNIIAEVKQAVKIPVVGSGDVCTVDQALKRLKETDVDGVMIGRGAMANPWIFRQIDEAMQGLASYQPTIEDKRVFLMEYLQVMLEEMPTEKSALGKVKQLCGHFTRGLPGGATFRNQVFHSLAVSELTERINEYFSSIEPELTYA; encoded by the coding sequence ATGAAGACAGAATATTATGTTCGCAATGTAAAAATTAAGCCTAATTTAATACTTGCTCCGATGGCTGGAGTAACAGACTCAGCTTTTCGCAAGTTAATTAAGCGTTGTGGCAGTGTTGGTTTAATTGTTACAGAATTTATTAGTGTAGAAGGTTTAACACGAAATAACTTAAAAACACATAAACTTATGCACTTTGAAGCAGAAGAACAGCCTATTTCAATACAATTTTTTGGTCATAATGAAGATAGAATGGCAGCAGCAGCAGAAGTTGCTGAAATGGCTGGGGCTGATATTGTAGACATAAATTGTGGTTGTCCTGCAAAAAAAGTTGTTAATGGTGGAGGTGGCTCTAGTTTACTTAAGGATTTACCTAAGATGGAAAAAATTCTTAAAGCTACCCGAAAAGCAATTAAAATTCCTTTAACTCTTAAATATCGTATTGGTTGGGATGAAAATTCTATTAATGCTATTGAAGTAGGTAAACTTGCAGAAGATTGCGGAATAGAACAACTTGCAATTCATGGACGAACAAGGATGCAAGGCTATAGTGGATTTGCTGATTGGAATATTATTGCTGAAGTTAAACAAGCTGTAAAAATTCCTGTTGTTGGAAGTGGTGATGTTTGCACAGTTGATCAAGCATTAAAAAGATTAAAGGAAACAGACGTTGATGGGGTAATGATTGGACGTGGAGCAATGGCAAATCCTTGGATTTTTCGCCAAATTGATGAGGCAATGCAGGGGCTAGCTAGTTATCAACCAACAATAGAAGATAAACGAGTCTTTTTGATGGAATATTTACAAGTAATGCTTGAAGAAATGCCAACGGAAAAATCTGCTTTAGGTAAAGTAAAACAGCTTTGTGGACATTTTACTCGTGGGTTGCCGGGTGGGGCTACTTTTCGCAATCAAGTTTTTCATTCTCTAGCAGTTAGTGAATTAACAGAAAGAATTAATGAATATTTTTCTAGTATTGAGCCAGAATTAACTTATGCTTGA
- a CDS encoding TonB-dependent receptor, producing the protein MLVLAQGGATSAGLSGIVTDEQGGVIPGVTVKARNTETNLVREITTDESGSYLLSQLTPGKYEITAAAEGFTTQTSQLQLVLGSVLKLDFSMTIGSTSEIIEVTTNTVIEEAKTENSTNIDTQRIQSLPINKRNFLDFSLTSPRVTADRVPAQGAAATSGLSFNGQNGRVNNITIDGLDNNDLGTGSVRSTFSQDAIQEFQVVSDSYSAEFGRALGGVVNIVTKGGGNDIHGNIFGLIRNDSTSARDVFAPFEPEYKQYQFGSFLSGPIKKDKAFYFLSFERLTISQNNFVTISDQSIRALQRNGFPGDRNGPVPFSIGNTTILARSDIRVNDRDNLWVRYNYGGSYSGSFEPFGALIAESGASTQRLDDNTIAANNTYVGTKLGFVNETRFIYTQRDQAVDPFNQGPQVRVIGPEGLFQAGRSTFSPQPRDLRVYQFVNTSTITKGIYTGKFGVDVNYTNTPNLKTSVPVFGGGFALYNPINFSALTGIPGLPNFTGLEAFDPGSRSPAQLAFLQVASVQLPNLVPGFPVLPLAQLSLPTAYIQGFGEPRIEIDTTQLSFFAQNDFKIKPNFTLKLGARYDRNTLRFMPENSGNIAPRVAIAFRPNQLPKLSIRASYGLFFAASVTGPAFVIGRSVTSQLLQVTLPFPFSIIPGTLPTRGFPESTTVPPGINFVPQLNRRFTYAPNIRNSYTQQVSLGFDYIIGNNTVFSAGYNYVRGIKLLSQRDINPIVRPVANPIDSALMGRVDPTNGTNFQFESSFDSYFHGLTLTLNRRLANNFSIFLNYTFSKSIDNFIDIRSDLSEINNSLNIRQERGLSLQDVRSRFVLSSTVDFGFVKSPITKDLQLSTIMTLNSGRPYNLLAGQDLNLDGDLPAGDRPAFLARNAGISPGFANVDLRLTRNFVFKDKFRVQLLAECFNIFNRVNISEINRIFPRTASGTFNLPSQDDGGRFVAPKERFLNAFSPRQFQFGFRFNF; encoded by the coding sequence ATGCTAGTCTTAGCCCAAGGTGGCGCAACTAGTGCTGGACTTTCTGGTATTGTCACAGATGAACAAGGTGGCGTTATCCCAGGAGTTACAGTAAAAGCAAGAAATACCGAGACTAATTTAGTTCGTGAAATAACTACTGATGAAAGCGGCAGTTATTTACTTTCACAATTAACCCCAGGCAAATATGAGATAACAGCAGCAGCCGAAGGCTTTACTACCCAAACATCTCAATTACAATTAGTTCTAGGAAGTGTTCTAAAACTAGACTTTAGTATGACTATTGGTAGCACTTCAGAAATTATTGAAGTAACCACCAATACAGTTATAGAAGAAGCTAAGACAGAAAATAGTACAAATATTGATACTCAACGTATACAAAGTTTGCCCATCAATAAACGTAACTTCTTAGATTTTTCTTTAACTTCTCCACGTGTTACTGCTGACCGTGTACCTGCACAAGGTGCGGCAGCAACTTCTGGCCTTTCTTTTAATGGTCAAAATGGCCGTGTAAATAACATTACCATTGATGGCCTTGACAACAATGACCTTGGAACTGGTTCAGTACGTTCAACATTTAGTCAAGATGCAATCCAAGAATTCCAAGTAGTTAGTGATAGCTACTCAGCAGAATTTGGTCGTGCTTTAGGTGGTGTAGTTAATATTGTCACCAAAGGCGGCGGTAATGACATTCATGGCAATATATTTGGATTAATTCGTAATGATTCAACTAGTGCTAGAGACGTATTTGCTCCATTTGAACCTGAATATAAACAATATCAATTTGGCTCATTTTTAAGTGGCCCAATAAAGAAAGATAAAGCTTTTTACTTTTTATCTTTTGAAAGATTAACTATTTCTCAAAATAATTTTGTTACTATTTCTGATCAATCCATCAGAGCATTACAAAGAAACGGGTTCCCTGGTGATCGTAATGGCCCAGTACCTTTCTCTATTGGTAACACAACTATTCTTGCTCGTTCTGATATCAGAGTAAATGACCGTGACAATCTTTGGGTACGCTACAACTATGGTGGCTCATATAGTGGTTCTTTTGAACCATTTGGAGCATTAATAGCTGAAAGTGGTGCTAGTACACAACGCTTAGATGATAATACCATTGCAGCTAACAATACTTATGTTGGTACTAAACTAGGGTTTGTTAATGAAACACGTTTTATCTATACTCAACGTGACCAAGCAGTAGATCCTTTTAACCAAGGCCCTCAAGTTCGTGTAATAGGCCCAGAAGGTTTATTCCAAGCTGGTCGTAGCACTTTCTCACCTCAACCACGTGACTTGCGAGTTTATCAATTTGTTAACACTTCAACTATTACCAAAGGCATTTATACTGGTAAATTTGGTGTTGATGTTAACTATACAAATACACCAAATCTTAAAACCTCTGTTCCTGTTTTTGGTGGTGGTTTTGCTCTCTATAACCCAATCAATTTCTCTGCCTTAACAGGTATTCCAGGACTACCTAACTTTACTGGATTAGAAGCTTTTGACCCAGGTTCACGTAGCCCAGCACAATTAGCTTTCTTACAAGTTGCTTCTGTTCAACTACCTAATTTAGTACCTGGTTTTCCAGTATTACCTTTAGCTCAACTTTCTTTACCAACTGCCTATATTCAAGGTTTTGGCGAACCACGTATTGAAATTGACACTACACAACTTAGTTTCTTTGCTCAAAATGATTTCAAAATTAAACCTAACTTTACCTTAAAATTAGGCGCACGCTATGACCGTAATACTCTACGTTTTATGCCAGAAAATAGCGGTAATATTGCTCCTAGAGTAGCAATTGCGTTTCGTCCAAATCAATTACCTAAATTAAGCATTCGTGCTTCTTATGGTTTGTTCTTTGCTGCTTCTGTCACCGGCCCAGCTTTTGTAATTGGCCGTAGTGTAACAAGTCAGTTATTACAAGTAACTCTACCTTTCCCATTCTCAATTATTCCTGGTACTTTACCAACAAGAGGATTTCCAGAATCAACAACCGTTCCACCAGGAATAAATTTTGTTCCACAACTTAACCGTAGATTTACCTATGCGCCCAATATTAGAAATAGCTATACCCAACAAGTCAGCTTAGGTTTTGATTACATTATTGGAAATAATACTGTATTCTCTGCTGGTTATAACTATGTAAGAGGTATCAAGCTACTTTCACAAAGAGACATTAATCCTATAGTTCGCCCAGTTGCTAACCCAATTGATAGCGCGCTTATGGGTCGTGTAGATCCAACAAATGGAACTAACTTCCAATTTGAATCTTCATTTGATAGCTATTTCCATGGTTTAACTTTAACTCTTAACAGAAGATTAGCTAATAACTTTTCTATCTTCCTTAACTACACATTCTCTAAATCAATTGATAACTTTATTGATATACGTTCTGACTTAAGCGAAATCAACAATTCTCTTAACATCCGTCAAGAACGTGGCCTTTCCTTGCAAGATGTACGTAGCCGTTTTGTATTATCAAGTACAGTAGATTTTGGTTTTGTTAAAAGTCCTATAACCAAAGATTTACAATTGTCTACAATTATGACTCTAAATTCTGGCCGTCCCTACAACTTATTAGCTGGTCAAGACTTAAATCTTGATGGAGATCTACCTGCTGGAGACCGTCCTGCATTTTTAGCTCGTAATGCTGGTATTAGCCCAGGATTTGCTAATGTTGACCTACGTCTTACACGTAATTTTGTTTTCAAAGATAAATTCCGTGTTCAACTACTTGCAGAATGCTTTAATATCTTTAACCGTGTTAACATCAGTGAAATTAATCGTATTTTCCCAAGAACCGCAAGCGGTACATTTAATCTACCTTCTCAAGACGATGGTGGTCGCTTTGTTGCTCCAAAAGAACGTTTTCTTAATGCTTTCTCACCTCGTCAATTCCAATTTGGGTTTAGATTTAATTTCTAA